One Nitrospira sp. DNA segment encodes these proteins:
- a CDS encoding ATP-grasp fold amidoligase family protein: MEHVVQPREITTLRGKLRDTWLADQYRSVKRRVMRRAEGEAFLLRSYSRIHGKPLNLTNPQTFTEKLFWRMITWNRGDMPPRFTRLADKYAVRAHVTSTVGERYLTKLLWHGNDPRAIPFELLPAEYVIKPSHAAGQVIIVKGHADRDEIVRTVSGWLASNYYWHGREYQYYGIKPRIVIEECLKDQDGNPPLDYKFYCFNGVPDQIIVRNHTHDIHPIFDTSWNLLDLVVSNCTVRPLMPKPVNLDEMLTLAAKLSAGFGFVRVDLYNVKGHVYFGELTFTPAGGIIKYTPESWDLKHGKEWELSLDVKPELDMTDSSLTFTESGRGL; encoded by the coding sequence ATGGAACACGTTGTCCAGCCAAGAGAAATCACTACCCTTCGAGGCAAGCTACGGGATACCTGGCTCGCCGATCAATACCGAAGCGTGAAGCGTCGGGTCATGCGTCGGGCGGAAGGCGAGGCCTTCCTGTTGCGAAGCTATTCTCGGATCCATGGCAAACCTCTCAACTTGACGAATCCCCAGACTTTCACGGAGAAGCTGTTTTGGCGCATGATCACCTGGAATCGAGGTGACATGCCCCCTCGGTTTACTCGGCTGGCGGATAAGTATGCGGTACGAGCTCATGTAACAAGCACGGTTGGTGAGAGGTATCTAACCAAGCTTTTATGGCATGGGAATGACCCCCGTGCGATCCCGTTTGAGCTGCTGCCGGCCGAGTACGTGATCAAGCCGAGCCACGCCGCCGGACAAGTGATCATTGTCAAGGGACATGCGGACCGAGATGAGATCGTCAGGACAGTCTCGGGCTGGTTGGCTAGCAATTATTATTGGCATGGACGCGAGTATCAGTACTACGGCATTAAACCCCGTATTGTAATTGAGGAATGTCTGAAAGATCAGGATGGTAATCCACCGCTAGACTATAAGTTCTACTGTTTCAATGGCGTACCTGATCAGATTATCGTCCGCAATCATACGCACGACATTCACCCGATCTTCGATACCTCATGGAATTTACTGGACCTTGTTGTCTCAAACTGTACAGTGCGGCCGTTGATGCCAAAGCCAGTCAATCTCGATGAGATGCTTACACTTGCCGCGAAGCTGTCGGCCGGGTTCGGGTTCGTCCGCGTGGATTTATACAACGTCAAGGGGCATGTCTATTTTGGAGAGCTCACCTTTACTCCTGCAGGAGGAATCATAAAATATACTCCTGAAAGCTGGGACTTGAAGCATGGGAAGGAATGGGAACTGTCATTAGATGTGAAACCAGAACTTGACATGACGGATAGCAGCCTCACATTCACGGAAAGTGGGCGAGGACTCTGA
- the rpe gene encoding ribulose-phosphate 3-epimerase, protein MGHPIYIAPSILSADFARLADEVAAVERAGADLLHVDVMDGHFVPNLTVGPPIVESLKKVTKLPLDVHLMITNADAFIPEFAEAGADYLTVHVEACPHLHRTVQSIKERGVKAGVTLNPATPLSLLQEILEDVDLLLIMSVNPGFGGQTFIPSILKKITEARTLLDRINSRALLEVDGGVKVDNAREIVAAGATALVAGSAIFSQHDYTATIAAMRAVAETVVQPAPRAAVNR, encoded by the coding sequence ATGGGTCATCCGATTTACATCGCGCCCTCGATTCTCTCTGCGGATTTCGCGCGCTTGGCCGACGAAGTTGCAGCCGTAGAGCGAGCGGGTGCCGACCTGCTGCATGTCGATGTGATGGACGGTCATTTCGTTCCGAACCTGACGGTGGGGCCGCCCATCGTCGAAAGCCTGAAAAAAGTCACGAAGCTACCGCTCGACGTTCATTTGATGATCACCAACGCCGATGCCTTCATCCCTGAGTTTGCTGAAGCGGGCGCTGATTATCTGACCGTTCACGTTGAAGCCTGTCCACATCTTCACCGGACGGTTCAATCGATTAAGGAACGGGGAGTCAAGGCCGGAGTGACGTTAAATCCTGCCACTCCCCTCTCGTTGCTCCAAGAGATCTTGGAGGATGTCGATCTGCTGTTGATCATGTCGGTGAATCCAGGATTCGGTGGGCAGACATTTATCCCATCGATACTCAAGAAAATCACTGAAGCACGGACGCTATTGGACAGGATCAACAGCCGGGCCCTGCTTGAAGTAGATGGAGGGGTGAAGGTGGACAACGCAAGGGAAATCGTGGCTGCCGGCGCCACGGCTCTTGTGGCAGGTTCCGCTATTTTTTCTCAACACGACTATACGGCGACGATCGCAGCCATGAGAGCCGTCGCAGAGACGGTCGTTCAACCGGCGCCCCGCGCAGCGGTCAATCGATAG
- a CDS encoding SUMF1/EgtB/PvdO family nonheme iron enzyme — MSDIFISYANEDHDRVRSLAEALEAQGWSVFWDRTIPSGKTWREILEQGLRDARCVVVVWSKTSIESKWVQEEADEGRDRDILHPILIDDVKQPLGFRTIQAAKLAGWNFRDPSLEFKRFLRDLESTLGPPRPGESLSSPTGMQPPEQLPSDMVKVPKGPFLYGEQKTRETIGHDYWIDKFPVTNEKYAAFIAAGVYKNPQHWSPEGWKWKTENNITGPLYWNDAKWNKPDHPMVGVSYYEADAYATWAGKRLPTEQEWEKAARGTDGRKFPWGEEFDEGKCNHRSMSYFGAMSSFFRSVTTPVTQYPNGVSPYGCYDMVGNVFEWCSSPYSNMMLKGRVVRGGVTLTGIFCIKQTNLHASNRWGFEAHEQENGLLGFRLVQDIEP, encoded by the coding sequence ATGAGTGACATCTTCATCAGTTACGCCAATGAGGATCATGACCGGGTCCGATCACTGGCGGAGGCACTTGAAGCCCAAGGCTGGTCAGTCTTTTGGGATCGCACGATCCCATCTGGCAAGACATGGCGAGAAATCCTTGAGCAGGGGTTGCGCGACGCGCGATGTGTTGTGGTGGTGTGGTCAAAGACCTCAATTGAATCGAAATGGGTGCAGGAAGAGGCGGATGAGGGGCGCGATCGTGACATTCTACACCCCATACTAATAGATGATGTAAAACAACCACTAGGTTTCAGAACCATTCAGGCTGCGAAGCTAGCTGGATGGAACTTCAGGGATCCCTCGCTCGAATTCAAGCGATTCCTCAGGGATTTGGAAAGCACACTCGGCCCACCTCGACCAGGGGAATCATTATCGTCCCCGACAGGCATGCAGCCCCCAGAACAGCTACCTTCTGACATGGTAAAGGTGCCGAAAGGGCCATTTTTGTATGGTGAGCAGAAAACTCGTGAGACGATTGGTCATGACTATTGGATCGACAAATTTCCCGTGACCAATGAAAAGTACGCAGCCTTCATTGCAGCGGGTGTCTATAAAAATCCTCAGCACTGGTCACCGGAAGGGTGGAAGTGGAAGACCGAAAATAACATCACAGGTCCGCTATACTGGAATGACGCAAAATGGAACAAGCCCGATCATCCCATGGTGGGAGTGAGCTACTACGAGGCGGATGCCTATGCCACATGGGCCGGCAAGCGCCTCCCCACCGAGCAAGAGTGGGAAAAGGCGGCACGAGGGACGGATGGGCGCAAGTTCCCTTGGGGAGAGGAATTCGACGAAGGAAAATGCAACCATAGGTCCATGAGCTACTTTGGTGCTATGTCTAGCTTTTTCCGTAGTGTGACCACGCCAGTCACGCAGTACCCCAACGGGGTCAGCCCCTATGGTTGCTATGACATGGTGGGAAATGTGTTCGAGTGGTGCTCAAGTCCATATAGCAACATGATGCTCAAAGGGCGGGTAGTCCGTGGTGGGGTTACCCTTACGGGCATTTTTTGCATCAAGCAGACCAATCTGCATGCTTCGAATCGGTGGGGGTTCGAGGCCCACGAGCAGGAAAACGGCCTCCTTGGTTTTCGTCTCGTCCAGGACATTGAGCCCTAA
- the fmt gene encoding methionyl-tRNA formyltransferase — translation MRIVFMGTPEFAVPSLEALLRSDDQVVGVVSQPDRPKGRGQQLVPPPVKLVAERAGIPVLQPLKIRTPEFLQALSAWRPDLIAVAAYGRILHTPILRLPPMGCVNVHGSLLPKYRGAAPVQWAVINGENSTGITTMLMDEGMDTGPMLLQEKLAILPDDTAGTLAPRLAELGGRLLVDTITQLKAGTLIQTKQDDGQATLAPLLKKEDGLIDWAMKATALGNRVRGLSPWPGAYTFFGQERWNIWKAVPNMGAATDKPGTIVAVNKQAIVVATGDGLLDIREIQTANSKRMSVGQFLAGHRVMAGGQLGSSTA, via the coding sequence ATGCGCATTGTCTTCATGGGTACGCCGGAATTCGCTGTGCCGTCGCTCGAAGCGCTCCTTCGATCTGATGATCAGGTGGTCGGAGTGGTGTCACAGCCGGATCGACCGAAGGGCCGTGGACAACAGCTTGTCCCCCCACCGGTGAAACTTGTCGCTGAGCGAGCTGGTATTCCTGTCCTACAGCCGCTCAAGATTCGCACCCCGGAATTTTTGCAAGCTCTTTCAGCCTGGCGGCCGGATCTAATTGCCGTCGCAGCCTACGGACGCATTCTGCATACACCGATTCTTCGACTTCCCCCAATGGGTTGCGTGAATGTGCATGGCTCACTGCTGCCGAAATATCGCGGCGCAGCTCCGGTGCAGTGGGCCGTCATCAATGGCGAGAACTCTACGGGTATTACCACGATGCTCATGGATGAAGGAATGGATACGGGGCCGATGCTGCTCCAGGAGAAGTTGGCAATCTTGCCTGACGATACGGCTGGGACATTGGCACCTCGTCTGGCGGAGTTGGGTGGCAGACTGCTTGTCGACACGATCACACAACTGAAAGCCGGGACGTTGATACAAACGAAGCAGGACGACGGACAGGCGACCTTGGCGCCGCTCTTGAAAAAGGAGGACGGCCTGATCGATTGGGCGATGAAGGCAACGGCGCTTGGCAATCGAGTGCGAGGGCTTTCTCCCTGGCCGGGGGCCTATACGTTTTTCGGTCAGGAGCGTTGGAATATCTGGAAGGCGGTTCCGAATATGGGTGCTGCGACCGATAAACCTGGTACGATCGTCGCGGTGAATAAGCAGGCGATCGTGGTGGCGACCGGCGATGGTCTTCTCGACATCCGCGAAATTCAGACTGCCAATTCTAAACGCATGTCGGTCGGACAATTTTTGGCTGGACACCGCGTCATGGCCGGCGGACAACTGGGTTCATCGACTGCATAA
- a CDS encoding urea carboxylase-associated family protein — MTVSATIRIPPQSGRSFKIKQGQVLRVIDPFGEQVSDLFAFNEHDHDCRLSSGRSLDYAGRIYLTTGDILYANNSKPMFTIAEDTVGLHDFLLTPCSQEMFEILYEHKGHHPSCFENLLLCLREHGISEAEISTTFNIFMNVKIDPQGKLTVGVPLSRAGDHIDLRAEMDMICGLTACSAEGSNNGQFKPINFSILG; from the coding sequence GTGACTGTTTCTGCCACCATCCGCATCCCGCCACAGAGTGGTCGCTCGTTTAAGATCAAGCAGGGTCAAGTATTACGGGTCATCGACCCTTTCGGCGAGCAAGTCTCCGACCTTTTTGCGTTCAACGAGCACGATCATGATTGCCGGCTTTCTTCAGGTCGTTCGCTGGACTATGCGGGCCGAATCTATCTGACAACAGGCGACATTCTCTATGCAAACAACAGCAAACCCATGTTCACTATTGCTGAGGACACCGTCGGCCTACACGATTTCCTGCTGACGCCATGCAGCCAGGAGATGTTTGAGATCCTTTACGAGCACAAAGGCCATCATCCGAGCTGTTTTGAGAATCTCCTTCTTTGCCTGAGGGAGCACGGCATCTCAGAAGCTGAGATCTCTACAACGTTCAATATCTTCATGAACGTTAAGATCGACCCCCAAGGGAAATTAACTGTCGGCGTACCACTGTCAAGAGCTGGTGACCATATCGACCTGCGAGCCGAAATGGATATGATATGTGGACTAACAGCCTGTTCCGCTGAAGGGTCAAACAACGGTCAGTTCAAGCCGATCAACTTTTCGATCCTGGGTTGA
- a CDS encoding type II toxin-antitoxin system RelE/ParE family toxin — protein sequence MGRVIRGFRDKTTEQFFAGKTVKEFSSFRKVAERKLTVLDNAADLKDLLSPAGNRLEKLTGDRFGQHSIRINDQWRICFVWMADGPHEVEITDYH from the coding sequence GTGGGTCGGGTGATTCGTGGTTTTCGCGACAAGACGACAGAACAGTTCTTCGCCGGAAAGACCGTGAAGGAGTTTTCCAGTTTTAGAAAGGTGGCCGAGAGGAAACTCACGGTGCTCGACAACGCGGCCGATCTGAAAGATCTCCTCTCACCGGCAGGAAATCGACTTGAAAAATTGACGGGGGATCGGTTCGGACAACACAGTATTCGAATTAACGATCAGTGGAGAATTTGCTTTGTGTGGATGGCTGATGGTCCCCACGAGGTGGAGATCACCGACTATCACTGA
- a CDS encoding transposase has translation MLRLRDDQWDRIREHFLEEHVPDSRPGRKPVPTRVVLEAVLWILNTGAQWHFLPQCYPNYKAVHRRFQQWGQPGACHGHLLIAEIDRARLMRPLLEIWVCRMVVRPRDLLALHQHDTLGHQAPHLQHHRVQCLLARVDDADQGFRIRPSPAIVRKPVTACFRCLGSCLIDGSFRSRSRGIFHRRSHSFKIQRTSI, from the coding sequence ATGCTGCGGTTGCGCGATGACCAATGGGACCGGATTCGCGAACATTTTCTCGAAGAACATGTTCCGGATTCCCGTCCTGGGCGGAAACCCGTCCCTACCCGAGTGGTTTTGGAAGCGGTGCTCTGGATCCTCAATACCGGCGCCCAATGGCATTTCCTCCCCCAGTGCTATCCCAACTACAAAGCGGTGCATCGCCGTTTTCAGCAGTGGGGTCAACCGGGGGCGTGTCACGGACACCTTTTGATCGCCGAGATAGATCGAGCCCGCCTCATGCGCCCACTTCTTGAGATCTGGGTCTGTCGGATGGTAGTCCGGCCCCGTGACCTCCTCGCGCTCCATCAGCATGATACTCTCGGCCACCAAGCGCCCCATCTCCAGCATCACCGCGTCCAATGCCTGCTTGCCCGAGTGGATGACGCGGACCAGGGTTTCCGCATCCGACCTTCGCCCGCAATCGTCCGCAAACCCGTCACCGCGTGCTTCCGTTGTCTCGGGTCTTGTCTCATCGATGGCTCCTTTCGTTCTCGTTCCCGTGGAATATTCCACAGAAGGAGCCACTCATTCAAAATTCAACGGACTTCAATATAA
- the rsmB gene encoding 16S rRNA (cytosine(967)-C(5))-methyltransferase RsmB, which translates to MGTDVRGLSPRSIALSILLSCQRTDGALDELIEQHAAAVPQPRDRSLVMGLVYGVLRRQETIDWRLDAVLSKPLHRLPLVVQMLLRLGAYQLLFLDRIPASAAVNETVRLAKSHAEQLGRDWGGLVNGVLRNLIRVPTPPFPDPAVHPARSLSVQYGIPEWLTERWLDRMGFEQAESACRASSTIPSVTLRVNSNRLTREEFLERLRQGNVAARPAVFSSVGVVLGKGQDVTSLPGFQTGDFYVEDEAAQLIPPIVDPQPGETLLDACAAPGGKTMHLAELMGNRGTIYAVDRKTSRMDLLRQNCGRLRVQSVVPIVGDVRNPSEWSGMIAQGSNVRDGPLFDRILVDAPCSGLGVLRRHPEAKWRKDGLAFARHQKLQAEILDSMATCLRPGGVLVYSVCSTETEETEEVVSRFCQAYPGWMRESVAPWLPAIALPFMTDQGALSTMGNSFGMDGFYAIRLRRNE; encoded by the coding sequence GTGGGTACTGATGTGCGGGGGCTTTCTCCACGATCTATTGCTCTCTCTATCCTTCTGTCCTGTCAACGAACTGATGGCGCACTCGATGAACTCATCGAGCAACATGCCGCGGCGGTTCCGCAGCCACGTGACCGGTCGTTGGTGATGGGACTGGTGTATGGGGTCTTACGGCGGCAAGAGACGATCGATTGGAGACTTGACGCCGTACTCTCCAAACCTCTCCACAGGTTGCCTCTTGTCGTTCAAATGTTACTGCGGCTTGGCGCCTATCAGCTGTTGTTTCTCGATCGCATCCCTGCTTCGGCAGCGGTGAACGAAACCGTCCGACTAGCCAAATCCCACGCCGAACAACTGGGACGCGATTGGGGTGGGTTGGTGAACGGAGTCCTGCGCAACCTCATTCGTGTACCGACGCCGCCTTTTCCGGATCCAGCCGTACACCCGGCCCGATCTCTGTCCGTCCAGTATGGAATCCCTGAATGGCTGACCGAACGGTGGCTTGATCGAATGGGGTTTGAACAAGCAGAATCTGCTTGTCGAGCAAGCAGCACGATCCCAAGTGTCACGCTTCGAGTGAACTCCAATCGACTAACCAGGGAAGAGTTCCTGGAGCGATTGAGGCAAGGAAATGTTGCTGCTCGCCCTGCCGTTTTCAGCTCGGTAGGAGTCGTGCTGGGAAAAGGCCAGGATGTCACGTCGTTGCCGGGGTTCCAGACAGGAGATTTTTATGTCGAAGACGAGGCGGCTCAACTCATACCTCCGATCGTGGATCCGCAACCGGGAGAAACCCTGTTGGATGCCTGCGCTGCTCCGGGCGGCAAGACGATGCACCTTGCCGAACTCATGGGCAATCGCGGAACGATCTACGCGGTCGATCGGAAGACTTCCAGGATGGACTTGCTGCGACAAAATTGTGGAAGATTGCGCGTTCAGAGCGTCGTGCCGATCGTCGGCGATGTGAGAAATCCGTCCGAATGGTCTGGAATGATTGCGCAGGGATCGAACGTTCGTGATGGGCCGCTGTTCGATCGCATCCTCGTGGATGCCCCTTGCAGCGGCCTGGGCGTGTTGCGTCGGCATCCTGAAGCGAAATGGCGGAAGGACGGTTTGGCGTTCGCCAGGCACCAGAAACTTCAAGCCGAAATCCTTGACTCGATGGCTACTTGCTTGCGACCTGGTGGAGTGCTGGTCTATAGTGTTTGTTCAACGGAAACGGAAGAAACCGAAGAGGTCGTGAGCCGTTTTTGCCAGGCCTATCCAGGATGGATGCGTGAATCCGTGGCTCCGTGGCTTCCCGCCATCGCGCTTCCTTTTATGACAGACCAAGGTGCGCTCTCCACTATGGGTAATAGCTTCGGGATGGACGGTTTTTATGCCATCCGCTTGCGGAGGAACGAGTGA
- a CDS encoding phenylalanine--tRNA ligase subunit alpha translates to MVDISTVIDSLHPLEIKVLTTLGAGLPGTALDSEQLAAAAELEPSQLSMAVEWLLAKSLIAIQTETVTPMVSLTKIGEEYYLTASPLERVLAAAREATGTGTRLTIPDLQAQGGLDPSDVSKAVGRLKKEGALLIIQGGCVETTGRQSPTAEAIRMLLGEIHDSPKELKSFTEAHRHVIEDFAVKRGNAKEPFRIDERVARSFILSTDGASAAEQLLKQGVAEEVSQLTPDLLKDGSWRQKRFRKYTISLRPPRIGTGKKHPYREFLDTVKTKLVSMGFQEMRGALVETEFWDMDALYMPQFHPARDIHDVYFVKEPSHTTAVDEPFLSRVAKVHENGAGTGSTGWGYSFDVDRARRLVLRSQGTAVSARTLAASPHIPGKYFSIARCFRYDQVDATHATDFFQVEGIVLGEDINFRTLLGLLNLFAREVAQAKEVKFLPAYFPFTEPSVELHVRHPRLGWMELGGAGLFRSEVTLPLGVTVPVIAWGLGLDRMAMVALGIHDIRELFTDNLELIRTTRGAF, encoded by the coding sequence ATGGTGGACATCTCCACAGTCATCGACAGCCTTCATCCCCTCGAAATCAAAGTCCTCACGACGTTGGGTGCAGGGCTGCCTGGGACCGCTTTGGACAGCGAGCAGTTGGCCGCAGCCGCTGAATTAGAGCCTTCGCAACTCAGCATGGCCGTGGAATGGCTGCTTGCCAAATCGCTGATCGCAATCCAGACAGAGACTGTGACCCCCATGGTGTCGCTGACGAAGATTGGGGAGGAGTATTACCTGACTGCTTCGCCTCTCGAGCGAGTTCTGGCTGCCGCGCGTGAAGCAACTGGCACGGGGACGCGACTGACCATTCCCGATCTTCAGGCCCAAGGGGGACTCGATCCTTCCGATGTCAGCAAAGCCGTCGGACGACTCAAGAAGGAAGGGGCACTCCTGATCATTCAAGGAGGCTGTGTCGAAACGACCGGACGCCAGAGCCCGACGGCTGAGGCAATCCGAATGCTCCTGGGAGAAATACATGACTCACCGAAGGAGCTGAAGAGTTTTACGGAAGCCCATCGTCATGTCATTGAAGACTTTGCCGTGAAACGTGGCAATGCTAAAGAGCCGTTTCGGATTGACGAGCGAGTGGCGCGCTCATTCATATTATCCACGGATGGCGCCAGCGCAGCCGAACAACTGTTGAAGCAAGGGGTGGCGGAAGAGGTTTCACAGTTGACTCCAGACCTGTTGAAGGACGGGAGTTGGCGCCAGAAGCGATTTCGAAAGTACACCATCAGTCTGCGCCCACCTCGTATCGGAACTGGAAAGAAACATCCCTATCGCGAATTTCTCGATACGGTCAAAACCAAACTTGTGAGCATGGGTTTCCAAGAGATGCGGGGGGCGCTGGTCGAAACGGAGTTCTGGGACATGGATGCCCTGTACATGCCGCAATTCCATCCAGCCCGGGACATTCATGACGTCTATTTCGTCAAGGAGCCCAGCCATACCACCGCCGTGGACGAGCCATTCTTGTCGCGTGTTGCCAAGGTGCATGAGAACGGCGCAGGAACTGGTTCCACGGGGTGGGGTTATTCCTTCGATGTTGACCGGGCCAGACGTTTGGTGTTGCGGAGTCAGGGCACGGCGGTTTCGGCTCGAACGCTTGCCGCCTCTCCCCACATTCCTGGGAAGTATTTCTCGATTGCCCGGTGTTTTCGCTATGACCAGGTTGATGCCACCCATGCAACGGATTTTTTCCAGGTGGAGGGAATCGTGCTGGGAGAAGACATCAACTTCAGGACGCTGTTGGGGCTCCTGAATTTGTTTGCCCGGGAAGTGGCACAAGCTAAGGAAGTGAAGTTCTTGCCGGCCTATTTTCCGTTTACCGAACCGTCGGTCGAGTTGCACGTGCGGCATCCACGCCTGGGGTGGATGGAACTCGGCGGAGCGGGGCTCTTTCGTTCCGAGGTGACGTTGCCGCTCGGGGTCACTGTGCCGGTGATTGCCTGGGGGTTGGGGCTCGATCGCATGGCGATGGTGGCGTTGGGCATCCATGACATACGCGAACTCTTCACGGATAACTTGGAATTGATCCGCACGACCAGAGGAGCCTTCTAA
- a CDS encoding IS30 family transposase: MLPLSRVLSHRWLLSFSFPWNIPQKEPLIQNSTDFNITSWQYVRTYLAEGCSPEQIAGRLRRAYPDDMAKQLSTETVYAGLYVLPRGTLRSELLAALRQARKARRPRSRGTDRRGQIPKMTPLTERPAEVATRTVQGHWEGDLLKGARNGSAVGTLVERTTRLVILARMKGTDAASARQGFTKKLRHVPAALYKTLTYDRGKEMAEHERLAQRLAIRVFFADPHCPWQRGTNENTNGMLRQYLPKGTDLSTYTQRELNAIAHRLNTRPRKCLNFATPLELYAHLRHHSPVALGP; the protein is encoded by the coding sequence GTGCTTCCGTTGTCTCGGGTCTTGTCTCATCGATGGCTCCTTTCGTTCTCGTTCCCGTGGAATATTCCACAGAAGGAGCCACTCATTCAAAATTCAACGGACTTCAATATAACCTCGTGGCAGTACGTGCGGACGTATCTAGCTGAGGGGTGTTCGCCTGAGCAGATTGCTGGACGGCTCCGACGCGCGTATCCTGACGACATGGCGAAACAGCTGTCGACCGAGACCGTCTATGCGGGCTTGTATGTCTTGCCCCGTGGGACCCTGCGGAGCGAACTGCTGGCAGCCCTGCGGCAGGCGCGCAAGGCGCGTCGACCTCGGTCGCGAGGGACCGATCGACGGGGCCAAATCCCCAAGATGACGCCGCTCACCGAGCGGCCCGCTGAGGTGGCCACCCGTACGGTGCAGGGCCACTGGGAAGGCGATCTTCTCAAGGGGGCCCGCAATGGCTCGGCCGTCGGCACACTGGTGGAGCGGACCACGCGCCTGGTCATCCTGGCCCGGATGAAGGGGACAGATGCGGCAAGTGCCCGTCAGGGTTTCACGAAGAAGCTCCGGCACGTGCCCGCCGCGCTGTACAAAACCCTGACGTACGATCGAGGCAAAGAGATGGCCGAGCACGAACGCTTGGCTCAACGACTCGCGATCCGCGTCTTCTTCGCCGATCCTCATTGTCCCTGGCAACGTGGCACCAACGAGAACACGAATGGCATGCTGCGCCAGTACCTGCCCAAGGGGACGGACCTCTCGACCTACACCCAACGGGAGCTGAACGCCATTGCCCATCGCCTGAACACGCGCCCACGAAAATGTCTCAACTTTGCCACGCCACTGGAGCTGTATGCGCACCTGCGCCATCATTCACCCGTTGCACTTGGACCTTGA
- the gntA gene encoding guanitoxin biosynthesis heme-dependent pre-guanitoxin N-hydroxylase GntA gives MQQDSHHTPLSGDEAIPNSDTRLWNPLSVDPVADRFSSYAAFEGTAVTRPLAPELPVDAELVNAHDQLRQQILGQFYPCTGAISAFNQRSYRFGLYPELASDSAVRAVCHDLYCFLREFPSVDNHFITFISMFRGPLIESEQHFEDLLWTQLQAMHSVDSEFFAWDSTVVDDPASHHFSYSIGGRAMYVIGMHPKASRLARTRPYPTMVFNLHQQFERLRALGKFETIKQTIRAREMVNQGSINPMLTSFGENSEARQYSGRAVPGDWSCPFRSHRNDTT, from the coding sequence ATGCAACAAGATTCCCATCACACTCCGCTCAGTGGGGACGAGGCCATCCCCAACAGCGATACGCGCCTGTGGAACCCCCTGTCGGTCGATCCAGTGGCAGATAGGTTCTCGAGCTACGCGGCTTTCGAGGGGACAGCGGTTACTAGACCGCTTGCACCTGAGCTACCGGTCGACGCCGAGCTCGTCAATGCTCATGACCAGCTCAGACAACAGATCTTGGGCCAGTTCTACCCGTGTACTGGTGCCATTTCTGCATTTAACCAAAGGAGCTATCGCTTCGGATTATACCCGGAACTTGCCAGTGATAGCGCGGTGCGCGCCGTCTGCCATGATCTGTATTGCTTTTTGCGTGAATTCCCATCCGTCGATAACCATTTTATTACTTTCATTTCAATGTTTCGTGGGCCATTGATCGAATCGGAACAACACTTTGAGGATTTGCTGTGGACTCAGCTTCAGGCCATGCACTCCGTTGACTCCGAGTTCTTCGCCTGGGACTCCACGGTGGTTGACGACCCTGCCAGCCACCACTTTTCATACAGCATCGGCGGTCGAGCTATGTACGTCATTGGAATGCACCCCAAAGCCTCGCGTCTCGCACGAACCCGTCCATACCCGACCATGGTGTTCAACCTCCACCAACAATTTGAACGCTTACGCGCGCTCGGAAAGTTTGAAACCATAAAGCAAACCATTCGGGCTCGCGAGATGGTAAACCAGGGTTCGATCAACCCAATGCTGACCAGCTTTGGCGAAAATTCTGAAGCACGTCAATATTCCGGCCGGGCCGTTCCAGGTGATTGGTCTTGCCCTTTCCGCTCTCATAGGAATGACACAACGTGA
- a CDS encoding HigA family addiction module antitoxin has protein sequence MTRNGMRPIHPGEILLEEFMKPSDSPINANTLAKALDVPANRITAIIKGQRGITGDTAVRLATFFNTTAEFWMNLQKTYELRLAEQALSVKVRKHIEQRREALVTA, from the coding sequence ATGACAAGAAACGGCATGCGACCAATTCATCCAGGTGAAATTTTGCTGGAAGAGTTCATGAAGCCATCAGATTCGCCGATTAATGCCAACACACTAGCCAAGGCCCTCGACGTGCCGGCGAATCGAATTACGGCAATTATTAAAGGGCAGCGTGGCATCACCGGGGATACCGCAGTGCGTCTGGCCACGTTCTTCAACACCACGGCGGAATTCTGGATGAATCTGCAGAAGACCTATGAGCTGCGGCTTGCCGAACAAGCTTTGTCAGTGAAAGTCAGGAAGCATATCGAGCAACGGAGAGAAGCACTCGTGACTGCTTGA